GACCCCCAATTTGCTCTTGTCCGGAGGATTGTAAATCGAGATCAATCCATAGACCTCAACATCGATATCGTAAGGGTTCTCGGAGGTTCCCTGGTCCATCATCGGCGCTCCGCCGCCCATGCCGTCCATGCCCATGCCCATTCCCATGCCTTCGTCACCACCAAATCCGCCTCCGCTTGGGGCACCGAATCCTCCGCCGCCGTCCATGCCCATGTCCATTCCCATCCCCATGTCACCGCCATCACCCGCGCTGCTGGCGGTCGAGGCGCCGGCGGGCAGCAGACGTACTTGTTTGACTTCAATCATCAATGCCGCGTTTCCGCAAGCGGCAATCAATTCCGGAACAGCACGTTGGTCCATTCGCACCGACATCATCACGGGAACGCGTTTGGCCACCGCCAAATTCACATCCGCGGGTGAATCACTATCGAGTGCCGAACGAAGCGCCGCGCCGGTGATGGGCACATAATCGGTACCGACATAGCGATTGTCACCTGGGTCGGTGATCTCTCCCATGCCGCCCATTCCGTCCATACCCATGCCTCCCATGCCGTCCATCCCCATGCCCATGTCGCTTCCCATGCCATCCATGCCCATGCCGTCCATCCCCATCCCGTCCATGCCCATGCCGGCACTTTGCGCGGAGACTTGCTTGATCGACCCAGGGTTCACATTGACCGAGCGGCCAATTTTGATGGTTTTGATTTCACGGATCTTGGCTTCAAATGCTTCCTTGGCGTCGATATTGACCGTGTCGATGATTTTTAGCATCTGCTTCAAAATCCACACGTTTTCTTGCGAGTAATAAACTTGCAACGTCGATGGACGTGTGCCACGCCATGGAAACAAATCGGTAAGCAGTTGTTGCTGGCTGCCTGCGCTCCATTGAACCAGCGGTTCGTTTTTGGTGCCCGAGACATTGATCCGCGGCTTCAACAGGTTGCGCATCCCGGAGGAATCATCGAGCGTCGGACTGAACGTCGGGTCAAACTGAGCATTCCACTCGGCGCGGGCAATCGTAGCGATCTCGGGCAAAATCAAACCGATGTAATAACGGTATCGATTCAACAACGTCGCTTCTTTTTCAAGATCCTCGGCCGGAAAAGGGATATACCGCTCAATCGGAATCAAATCCTTGAACTCGTCAACAAAGTCTTGCTGCAACTCTTGCGGCCAAGTCAACAGACCTCGCTGGCGAGCGTACATTTCGGTCCAAGCTTGAAGCACTTCGTCTTCGCGTTTCTCGATCAACGCCTGCATCTTTTCGTGCGACTTGGCGTTGGGATGAGTATCGATCTCGCCTTGCAAACTGGTGACCGATGCAAACGAACTTTTGATCTTGGACTGCTGGGAATCCATTTCCGCCTGCAGACTTGACGTCGACAAATACCACACCGCGATCGATGTGATCGTGACGAAACCGACTCCGATCCAGAATCCGTATCGCATCACGACGGCAAGTTGTTCTTTTAGTTGTCCCATGAGAAACTCTAACGTTTTGTTTTCGGAACGGTGGTTGATTTAGTGGTATCGCCACTTGGGCGAATGGATGACAGGACTACTGGGCGTTCATGGCAACCGAGTCATCCGTGCCCGCTGCGGCTTCCTCGGCGGCTTTGGCCTCTTCTTCGGCCAATCGTTTCGCTTCGATTCGATCCGACAACATCGTGGGTTGCCAAAGCACCTGGAAATCAAAATCAAGTCGAAGCACGGTCAGCGTCGGAGGTCGGCTGATGATCTCTTCGAGATCGTCAAGCGTTTTGCCCTCGGGGAAATTGCGCTCAGCAATCGCCGTTTGTGCCTTAAAGACTTCTTCTTGATCGTAAAGCGGGTTGGGAACCTGGATCTGCGTTGGTTTGTCGTCGCGTAGCAAGATCGGATACGACAATCCATATTCTTGGGGAGTGAACTCGATCATGTTGCCCTCTTCGTCAGGCAATTTGAACGTTTTGTCCAAGAAGTTGACCGTCAAATTGTTGCGGACATGGTTGCTACCTTCATGACCCATCCGTTTCGGACTGTTGTAGTAGTGGTATCCCGTTAACTGAATCACCCAACCTGGGCCCGTCGGTCCTGGCAACGCATTGAGTTCTTCGAGGTCGACCTCGCGGCCGATGTTTTTACGGATACTGAGCAGCTCTTCCTTGTATCGCTGTTTAACAGCGTCGGTGTACCACACCGACAAGTCTTCCAAGTGTTTCGTTTCGACTTGCGTGATGTGCAACGCCTTGCGGTCTTCGTACGGTTTGCGTTCTTTGGGGTCCGGCATCACGCCATTTGGAAAATCTTCGCGAGGAATCATGCCGTTGATCACTCGCATCAGCTCAAGCCACACCAAACGTCGTTCTGAGTTCCCCGACACCTCCTTGCCCAGCGCGTTTAAGAACGTCAGCTTCGCCTCGAGCTTTTGATCTTCGGTCTTATGCTCGTTTGAATAGCTGGACATCTGTTGGACGACCGATTGAGCACCGTCCCAGAGGTCCGGGTGCGTCACTTCCCAATTCTTTTCAAGCAAGAAATAGTGACCGATCATGCCCAACAACAACGCCGCCAACGCAGCTAGGGTCCAAGGTTTCTTGGCCCGAATCATCCGTTCGGTCAGGATCTCTTGCGGCACCAACGACGCGTGGACTTGAGAAAGTTCGAGTCCTTGCAGACACAATCCGTAACACACCGCGAACGTCGGCGCGTTGTCGCGGAACGTCGGAATTGACAAGACATCGTCGCCGGTCAAGCGATTGAAGCGATCAAGCGTATCGACTTCGAATCCAAGGTTCTTGCTCAAATAAGCTGCCAAACCCGGCATTTTGACCGTGTTACCCGCGACCACCATGCCGGTCACGTTGGCTTGTTTGTCGATGCTGCGGAAAAATCCGATCGACCGCTGGACTTCGGTGACCAAGTCGTTGAACACCGGACGCATCGTTTGGAAGATCAATTTCGGATCGACCGCTTCGCGAGCGTTGCGTTTCAGATGCTCGGCCTTGGCAAAGGTGAGCTTCAAATCCTTGGTCAATTGACGGGTAAAGTGGTTACCGCCAATGGGCATACTACGCTGCCAAATTCGGAAACCGTTGGTGATGATCAAATCACTCGAATCGGTACCGATCGACAGCAGCACAAGCGAATCGGGCGGATTGTCGACGTCAAACGCTTCGTTGGCTAACCGCTCGTGCAAACGGTCAAACGCGATCATGTTGTACAGTGCCAGCGGAGCAAGCTGGATCTGGTCGACCTCGATGTCGGCTTCGACGAACGGTTGCAGTTGGCGGTAAACTTGGTCGCGTTTCATCGCGAACAAGCCGACTTCGCTCTCCAACGCATAACCTTCTTCGATCAAACTGCCCGGCATCATCTGGTGATCCCAAACGACGTCGGCTAGATCAAACGGGATCTGTTGACGTGCTTCGTAGCGAACGATGTCGGCGACCTTTTTCAGCTCGACCGGCGGTGGCTTGAAAAATTTGGCCAAACCGGTTTGCCCGGGCACGCTGATCACGACTTTTTCGTTGAAGCCGTCGTTGCGATCAAGCAATTGATTGATCGCGTCGGCTACCAATTCCTCAGGCACCGCTTCGGGTTGGCTAAGGATTTTTGGGTATTCGATAAAGTCAAACGCATCAGCGACCACTTCGTCATCGACGATCGAACAACGCAGCGCTTTGAGCGCCGACTGGCCGATTTCGATTCCCCATACACCGGAGCTAGAAGCCATTTAATCTTTCTCGTGGATTGCGTCAGAGAGAATTGTTGTCAACGAATAGATGAGCAGGAAAAGTAGCGATGTCCGCGGTTGTACCGTTTGAGCAGCAAAACTCGAGTGAGCCACAACACGGCGAATTCGCAGGGCGCAATGGGGCGCCAACGCTTTGCCGACGGATCATCCAAGACCATCAGCGGAGTCATTTTGACTGTATTGTAAAGACTGGCGGACCGTATTGCACTGTGTTTCAGCACGTTTTCTGCGGTTTGTTTGGCGGTGTAGACCGGTTAGGAATGCTGTTTTGGCGTTCCGCGATCGATTCGTCGAACTTTGCTGCCCAAACGTTCGGTTCGAGAACGTTGACACACCAGGAATCGATAGCGTAGCGGAAATGCCGCATGAATTTTCAATACATCAAGAAAATACGTCAAAAGTCTTCCAAACGTTCCTCCCGTAGTGAGGCTCCGGCGAACTCTTAACTCGCACTCGATTCACTCGTCCATTCTAACGAGGTTGCCATTCGACGTCCCGCGCGCTCCGCACACGAATCCCCCCACTTTGGTTCCAATCGGGCAGCTCGCGTCCCATTCCCTCTGCTTTCGTAGCGGCACGGCGTGAGCCGTCCGGTTGCAGCGAGTAAAACGTTTCAAATTTAACGAGCGGCTCGCGCTGCTCCGCTAAGAAACCACCCGGCTAGTACCAAAGTCAATGGCATTAGGCTCGCGCCGCTCCGCGAGGAAAGACACTCCTGCGGCCTTTCATGCCCGTGGTATCGATGCGGACGCTGGGGCGGATTTTGATGACCGAACCAATCGGTATGGTCGTAGGGGCGTTGGCGGAGCAGTCATCGGCAAGAAATTCAACTGGCTCGGTGTCGCAACTCGGCCGTTCCGGCAAGAATAGACCCAAACGACGAACGATGATTCCGACCAGCAATCGGACAGGCGGTCCCCGCACGGGGTGGATCGCTCGGGCAGCAGCTCGCTCGCGACCGTCTCCCAACTTGTGAGATTCGATCCAAGAGATTTGCGACGAAGTGAATAAGATAGCTGGATTGTTTCAAGTACGACCCTCCTTCCTTTCCCCTAAAATTTAGTCTGTTATGGCGAGCATCGACGAGTGCTGTATTTTGATCCCCGTATCGACGTTAGAGGATTTTCCCAAGCATGCGGGCGACGAGGATGCACGCAGTTTGCTGGCCGCATGGACCGTGCTGTGGCACCCCGAGCTTGTTGCGGCATCACAGCAGACCCCGACCTGGTACCGCGCTGATAGCCCGCCGGAATTTGATCATGGCCCCCGCGTGATCATCGTTCCTACGTTAAGTGTGCCGGAACTGCCATCTGATTTCGAAGCCAACTGCCGCAGTAACGAAGCGATTCAGTGGATCACCGGGGCGGATCGTCGCGAGATGCTTGATGCGTTGGGGTTGTCGACATCGACACGCACGCTGCGTTCTGCAGAGCGGACCGTCCAAGCCGAAGACTTCTTTGCGCTGGGGTATGCGATGCTGCAAATCCAAGTCATGACGCGGCGACTGCGGTACACCAGCAATTTGGACGAGATTCATTTCCAAAACAAATTGGTCACCGCAGCCGAAGCGTTCGTGGCAGACGATGCTGATCGATGTGTTGCAGCGATGCACGATT
The Novipirellula caenicola DNA segment above includes these coding regions:
- the pilM gene encoding type IV pilus assembly protein PilM; the encoded protein is MASSSGVWGIEIGQSALKALRCSIVDDEVVADAFDFIEYPKILSQPEAVPEELVADAINQLLDRNDGFNEKVVISVPGQTGLAKFFKPPPVELKKVADIVRYEARQQIPFDLADVVWDHQMMPGSLIEEGYALESEVGLFAMKRDQVYRQLQPFVEADIEVDQIQLAPLALYNMIAFDRLHERLANEAFDVDNPPDSLVLLSIGTDSSDLIITNGFRIWQRSMPIGGNHFTRQLTKDLKLTFAKAEHLKRNAREAVDPKLIFQTMRPVFNDLVTEVQRSIGFFRSIDKQANVTGMVVAGNTVKMPGLAAYLSKNLGFEVDTLDRFNRLTGDDVLSIPTFRDNAPTFAVCYGLCLQGLELSQVHASLVPQEILTERMIRAKKPWTLAALAALLLGMIGHYFLLEKNWEVTHPDLWDGAQSVVQQMSSYSNEHKTEDQKLEAKLTFLNALGKEVSGNSERRLVWLELMRVINGMIPREDFPNGVMPDPKERKPYEDRKALHITQVETKHLEDLSVWYTDAVKQRYKEELLSIRKNIGREVDLEELNALPGPTGPGWVIQLTGYHYYNSPKRMGHEGSNHVRNNLTVNFLDKTFKLPDEEGNMIEFTPQEYGLSYPILLRDDKPTQIQVPNPLYDQEEVFKAQTAIAERNFPEGKTLDDLEEIISRPPTLTVLRLDFDFQVLWQPTMLSDRIEAKRLAEEEAKAAEEAAAGTDDSVAMNAQ